The region GCTCGGCGATCCGTTGCAGAACTTGTAGAGGTAGAAGAACGCCTTCCCCAGCGGCGGAGTCTGGGTGTCGGTGTTGATGCTGAAGCTCTCGTTGGAGAGGAGGTTCGTGACGCAGACGGCCGCACCGAGATTGCCGTTGCTGCTCGTCCGCAGACTTTCCACCGTGCCGCGGGGCGCGTCGTCGAGGACGGTGGACCAGTCGTTCTCGCTGGTGTGAACCTTCCCCTCCTGGATGACGCGCACGTGATCGACCCCCTCGAGCCCGCAGCCATAGTTCAGAAGGCCGATCAGCCGGAACTCGACGTTGTCACCGAGCGGTGAAGCCATCTGGACGTCGAGTCGCGAGAAGCTGACGTCGATCGAGTTTCCCGTGATCTGTCTTCCCACGTCATCGAGCGGTGTCCCGCCGGCCACAGAGAGCTCGAGAGGCTGGTTCGGATCGATGAGGGCGGCCGTGTGGTAGGGGCCCAGGTCGATGTGAGCTTTGACGTAGTTCCCTTCCGACTGCTTGTTCAGCGTCTGCGGAGTGAAGCGGACGGTCACGGCCACGGGGTCGCAGGCGTCCCCGCACGCGCCGCCGCCGGTGTTCTGCTGGCCGGGGTTGGGAGTCCTCAGGCAGTTGTCGGCGCAGTCGCGCACCCCGTCGCCGTCGGTGTCGGCCTCGTTCGCGGGGACGGCCGGCCAAGTCGGATCGTTGCAGTCGTTGTCGAGGCCGTCGCAGATCTGAGGAGCGCCCGGGTAGACGGAGGCGTGCTGGTCGTCGCACTCGCATGCGGCGCCGTACGCGTCACCGTCGGCGTTCGTCTGTGTCGGGTTCGGAGTGGTGGGACAGTTGTCGCAGACGTTGCCGCGACCATCGTTGTCGCTGTCGGCCTGGTTCGCGTTCGTGATGGAAGGACAGTTGTCGCAGGCGTCCCCGAGCCCGTCGCCGTCGCCGTCGGCCTGATTGGAGTTCGGCACCGTCGGGCAGTTGTCGCAGGTGTCCGCGACGCCGTCGCCGTCCATGTCGCCGCCCGTTGTCACGGTGACGCCGACAGAATCCGGGAGGCTGGTCGATTGATCGTCATTGACGATGAGCTGGAACGCGAGAGTGGCGCCGGTGCAGGGCACTCCGGGGGCGACGAACGTCGGATGGACGGGATTCGCCAGGTTCAAGAACACCGCCGGTCCGGAAGATTGCTCCCAGGCATACGTGAGAGGGTCGTTTTCAGGGTCGGAGCTGGCGGAGGCGTCCAGAGTCACCAGCGTTCCCGAGCTCACCGTCTGGTCGGGCCCCGCGTTGGCGATCGGCCGGGCATTGGCCACCCGGTACACCTCGTTGTTGTCGGCGGTGACGCCCTGCGATTCGCCCCCAGCCACGAGGACCCTGCCGTCCTGGAGGAGCGTCGCCGTATGGAGGTTGCGGTTGTAGTGCATGTACGTCGTATTGGTCCAGGCGCCCGTCGCCGGGTCGTACTGCTCGGCGCTCGCCATCGGGTCGAAGTAGTCACCTCCTCCGGACACGAGCACCTGGCCGTTGTGCAGCAGGACCGCCGGCGCATTCACGCGAATAGGAGAGTTCAGGCTCCCGGTAGGGCTCCAGGTGCCCGTCGCCGGGTCGTACAACTCGGCGATGGTCGGAAATACGGGTTGGCCGAAATCGTTCCAGCCTTCGGCGACGAGGACTTTGCCGTTCGGCAGCAGCGCCATTGCATGGTTCCTGCGGGGGAAGCTCATGCTCCCCGTCGGCGCCCACGTTCCCGTCGCCGGGTCGTACAGCTCGGCGCTGGAGAAAACGGCGTAAGGAGGTTCATAGTTGATCGCCCCTCCTGCGACGAGCACCCGGCCGTTTGGCAGCAGGACCGACTGATGAAGGTCGCGGGCCTGACTCATGGTGCCCGTCGTGCTCCAGGTGTCGGTGGCAGGGTCGTACAACTCGGCATCGACCAGGGTGGTACCGCAACTGTTGCCGCCCGCCACGAGGACCTTCCCGTTCGGCAGGAGCGTCGCGGAATGGTTCAACCGGAGGATGTGCACATTGCTGGTCTCCGTCCAGGTCCCGGTGTTGGGGTCGTAAACCTCGGCGCCGGTTCCCGGCTCGCCGCGGCAACCGATGAGTCCGGCAACGAGCACCCTGCCATCCGGGAGCAGGGTCGCGGTCGAGTGCGGATGGATCCTGTTCATACTGCCGGTCACGCTCCAGGTGCCCGACACCGGATCGTAGAGCTCGGCGTGGGTATCCCACGAAATCGAATCGACTCCCCCCCCGGCCACGAGGACCCGCCCGTCGAGGAGAAGTGTCGCGGTGTGGTGGGAGCGAGTCTTGCTCATGCTCCCGGTGAGGGTCCAGACTCCGAGGCAGGGCGCGGAGGAAATCAGGAACTCGCAGGGCTGGAGTGCGCGCTGGGTCAGCCGCACTTCGTCGAGCAGACCGAACATCTGGTACCCGATTCGCCCTGAGATCGTCCACATGAGCCCGGGATCCGGTTCATCGGGGTTCGGATCGACGACCCCGTTCCCGATGAGAGCGCCGTTCACGTAGACGCGGTAGAAGTGCGCCGGCGCGTGAGAGATCGTGTCCTTGACGATCGCCACGTGGGACCACTGGTTGACGGGGAGCTGCAGGCCTTGAAACGGATAGTGCCTCTGGAGTAGCGGTCCGCTGTAATCGGCATTCACCACCCCACCGGGGTTGATGTTGATGTTGAAGCGATTCTCATTGTCGTCCGGCCTCGTCCAGAAGATCGCATGGTGCTGCTGGTCGGGCACCTTGATGAAGAACTCGAGGGTCGCGTCGCCAAAGGTGCGGTGAAGCAGGAAGAACGAATCGAAGAGAATCGACTGCGCGCCATTGAACGAGAGCGACAGCGTGTTCGGCTGTCCGGTCAGAGGAATCACCGCCATCGGCACGTCGGAGCTGTAGACAGGACCGCCGCCAGGGGTGCCGTCGTGCGAGTTCCAGATGGAATCCACGATGCTGCCGGCGCCCGTGGCTGCTTGTCCCGCGATTCCTTCCTCGAACCGGTAGTACCTGTCGTTGACGCCCGGACCTGGCGGGGAGCCGGCACTGGCGGTGATCCCGGCGATCGAGGCAATGGCGGCGAGCGCCACCACGCGCGTGTTCGCTCCCGTTCGCGAGCCCATGTAAGCCTCCCTCTCCTTGCCTTCACCTATTCGCTGGCGGACTCCCGCCGTATACTTGTAAGCGAGAAAACTCGCCCGGAGCGGCGAGGTCCGGGCGAATGGCGGGAGAGAGATGGCGGAGGAGATCTCGGCAGAGAGCCTGCTCCCGCTCGTGTACGACGAGCTGAGGGCCCTTGCGGCCAGGTATCTAAGGCGGGAGCGCCCCGGCGGCACGCTCCAGCCCACCGCCCTGGTGCATGAAGCCTACCTGCGGCTGATGAGAAGCCGGCGTCTCGACGTGCACGGAAGGAACCACTTCTACGCCCTCGCGGCCATCCAGATGCGCCGGATCCTGGTGGAGCGCGCCCGCGCCGCCGCCAGCGTGAAGCGCGGAGGGAATCTGCGGCGCGTCACTCTGGCCGATGGGATGAGCGCCGCCCCCGACGGATCGGTGGAGCTGCTGGCACTCGACGAGGCGCTCACCCGTCTGGCGCAGCGCAACGCGCGACAGGGACAGATCTCCGACATGCGCCTCTTCGGCGGGATGGGCGCCGCGGAGATCGCCTCCCACCTCGGGATCTCGGAGCGCACCGCGAGAGAGGATTGGAGGGTGGCGCGCGCCTGGCTCATGAAGGAGCTGTCTCCGGGGAAGAGCTCCGCGTGAGCCGGCCGGACACCCTGACCCGGATCTTCCTCGAAGCCTGCGCCCTCCCCCCGGAAGCACGGCCGGCCTTTCTCGAAAGATCTTGCGCCGGGAACGCCGCCCTGCGGTCGGAGATCGAGGCGATGCTCGCCGCCGACGAGCGGGCGGAGGGGGGAGCGGGAACCGAAGGGCTCTTCGCGCCGGCGGCTCGCGTCGCGGCCGACGCCGCGCAATCCCTGCCCAGGTCGCTCCTCCCCGACAGGATCGGCCCCTACATGATCCTCGAGCTGCTGGGCGAGGGAGGCATGGGGGTGGTGTACCGGGCCGAGCAGACGGAGCCGGTCCACAGGGAAGTGGCCCTCAAGCTGGTGCGGGCCGAGGTCGATTCGGCGGCCGCCATGTCGCGGTTCGAGCTCGAGCGACAGGCCCTGGCGATGATGGACCATCCCAACGTGGCGCGTCTGTACGACGCCGGCACCACGGACGAGGGGCGCCCCTACTTCGTGATGGAGCTGGTGCGCGGGGTGCCGATCACGGAGCACTGCAGGGCCCACGACGCTTCCCTCCGCGGCCGCGTCGAGCTCTTCCTCGGCGTCTGCCGC is a window of Acidobacteriota bacterium DNA encoding:
- a CDS encoding RNA polymerase subunit sigma-70; protein product: MAEEISAESLLPLVYDELRALAARYLRRERPGGTLQPTALVHEAYLRLMRSRRLDVHGRNHFYALAAIQMRRILVERARAAASVKRGGNLRRVTLADGMSAAPDGSVELLALDEALTRLAQRNARQGQISDMRLFGGMGAAEIASHLGISERTAREDWRVARAWLMKELSPGKSSA
- a CDS encoding thrombospondin type 3 repeat-containing protein, with translation MGSRTGANTRVVALAAIASIAGITASAGSPPGPGVNDRYYRFEEGIAGQAATGAGSIVDSIWNSHDGTPGGGPVYSSDVPMAVIPLTGQPNTLSLSFNGAQSILFDSFFLLHRTFGDATLEFFIKVPDQQHHAIFWTRPDDNENRFNININPGGVVNADYSGPLLQRHYPFQGLQLPVNQWSHVAIVKDTISHAPAHFYRVYVNGALIGNGVVDPNPDEPDPGLMWTISGRIGYQMFGLLDEVRLTQRALQPCEFLISSAPCLGVWTLTGSMSKTRSHHTATLLLDGRVLVAGGGVDSISWDTHAELYDPVSGTWSVTGSMNRIHPHSTATLLPDGRVLVAGLIGCRGEPGTGAEVYDPNTGTWTETSNVHILRLNHSATLLPNGKVLVAGGNSCGTTLVDAELYDPATDTWSTTGTMSQARDLHQSVLLPNGRVLVAGGAINYEPPYAVFSSAELYDPATGTWAPTGSMSFPRRNHAMALLPNGKVLVAEGWNDFGQPVFPTIAELYDPATGTWSPTGSLNSPIRVNAPAVLLHNGQVLVSGGGDYFDPMASAEQYDPATGAWTNTTYMHYNRNLHTATLLQDGRVLVAGGESQGVTADNNEVYRVANARPIANAGPDQTVSSGTLVTLDASASSDPENDPLTYAWEQSSGPAVFLNLANPVHPTFVAPGVPCTGATLAFQLIVNDDQSTSLPDSVGVTVTTGGDMDGDGVADTCDNCPTVPNSNQADGDGDGLGDACDNCPSITNANQADSDNDGRGNVCDNCPTTPNPTQTNADGDAYGAACECDDQHASVYPGAPQICDGLDNDCNDPTWPAVPANEADTDGDGVRDCADNCLRTPNPGQQNTGGGACGDACDPVAVTVRFTPQTLNKQSEGNYVKAHIDLGPYHTAALIDPNQPLELSVAGGTPLDDVGRQITGNSIDVSFSRLDVQMASPLGDNVEFRLIGLLNYGCGLEGVDHVRVIQEGKVHTSENDWSTVLDDAPRGTVESLRTSSNGNLGAAVCVTNLLSNESFSINTDTQTPPLGKAFFYLYKFCNGSPS